A DNA window from Rossellomorea marisflavi contains the following coding sequences:
- the flgD gene encoding flagellar hook assembly protein FlgD: MTKIDPGLLYSNLQPEKRSGANDILGKDDFLKILMTQLQNQDPMNPMQDKDFIAQMATFSSLEQMTNLNKTMEGFVEAEAQSRLISYNSFVGKQVTWHKLSGEGEDAAIEQGEGIIKGVRFKNQSVEFIMEDDSILTPANISQVNQTAPGDTTLVNATMLIGKLVSWQEGEEVKQGVVQSVSKKDSAIWIHLASGEKIKSGDLTAIETPKA; the protein is encoded by the coding sequence ATGACGAAAATCGATCCCGGTTTACTTTACTCGAATCTTCAACCGGAGAAGCGTTCAGGCGCAAATGATATTCTCGGCAAGGATGACTTTCTTAAAATCCTGATGACCCAGCTTCAGAATCAGGATCCCATGAACCCTATGCAGGACAAAGATTTTATCGCACAGATGGCTACATTCTCGTCCTTGGAGCAGATGACCAATCTGAATAAGACGATGGAAGGTTTTGTTGAAGCGGAAGCACAGAGCCGTTTGATTTCATACAATTCATTCGTCGGGAAGCAGGTCACCTGGCACAAGCTGTCTGGTGAAGGAGAGGATGCTGCCATCGAGCAGGGGGAAGGGATCATCAAGGGAGTGCGTTTCAAGAACCAATCGGTTGAATTCATCATGGAAGACGATAGTATCCTGACGCCGGCCAATATCTCACAGGTGAACCAGACTGCACCCGGTGATACCACTCTCGTAAATGCCACGATGCTGATCGGTAAATTGGTATCCTGGCAAGAAGGGGAAGAGGTCAAGCAAGGAGTGGTCCAGTCCGTTTCCAAGAAGGATTCGGCCATTTGGATCCATTTGGCCTCTGGAGAAAAGATCAAGTCAGGCGATTTGACGGCAATCGAGACGCCTAAAGCCTAA
- a CDS encoding flagellar hook protein FlgE: protein MLRSMYSGISGMKNFQTKLDVIGNNIANVNTFGFKKGRVTFQDLMSQTVSGASRATIDRGGQNAKQVGLGSSLATIDSIQTQGSLQTTARDLDVAVSGDGFFVVKTGNNTMYTRSGNFYLDSNGSLVTAQGNLVQGYPVNAQGVVNRSAATDIKVDTNATMAPQASSLATYNGNLKASAAQGTEVEVETKVKDSLGKDVSLNIKMTKTGTNNQWDVVISSTTPGVTVATGTTRTFTFDNQGKLTNPTSSNISLTNTTGANPTQAIELDFSKITQFDSSSSANTDTVDGNAEGYLESFNIGSSGEVNGVFSNGEVRVLSQLAVATFSNPGGLMKAGGNLFQASNNSGLPNTGVPGDGRGLLQAGSLEMSNVDLSEEFTEMITAQRGFQANTRIITTSDEILQELVNLKR, encoded by the coding sequence ATGTTACGTTCTATGTACTCAGGTATCAGTGGAATGAAAAATTTCCAGACGAAACTGGATGTAATCGGTAATAACATCGCCAATGTCAATACGTTCGGGTTCAAAAAAGGCAGGGTCACCTTCCAGGATCTCATGAGCCAGACCGTTTCCGGTGCCAGCCGTGCCACAATTGACCGCGGGGGTCAGAATGCGAAGCAGGTTGGTCTTGGGAGTTCACTTGCAACCATTGACTCGATCCAGACCCAAGGAAGCCTTCAAACGACGGCAAGGGACCTCGATGTGGCTGTATCCGGTGACGGATTCTTCGTAGTCAAGACAGGGAACAACACCATGTATACCCGTTCCGGGAATTTCTATCTTGATTCCAACGGTAGCCTGGTCACGGCTCAGGGTAACCTCGTACAAGGGTATCCCGTCAATGCTCAGGGTGTCGTAAACCGCAGCGCAGCAACTGATATCAAGGTGGATACCAATGCAACGATGGCTCCTCAAGCATCCTCACTTGCCACGTATAACGGTAATTTAAAAGCAAGTGCCGCACAAGGAACCGAAGTCGAAGTGGAAACCAAGGTAAAGGATTCACTTGGAAAAGACGTATCTTTGAATATCAAAATGACGAAGACAGGGACGAATAATCAATGGGATGTGGTCATTTCTAGCACTACACCGGGTGTGACCGTGGCAACGGGTACTACAAGGACTTTCACATTCGATAACCAGGGAAAGCTGACGAATCCGACATCTTCCAACATCTCCCTCACCAATACGACCGGAGCGAATCCAACCCAGGCTATCGAGCTCGACTTCTCCAAAATCACCCAGTTCGATAGCTCTTCGTCTGCCAACACCGACACGGTGGATGGAAATGCAGAAGGGTACCTGGAAAGCTTCAATATCGGGTCATCGGGAGAAGTGAACGGCGTATTCTCGAACGGGGAAGTAAGGGTTCTGAGTCAGCTCGCGGTTGCGACATTCTCGAATCCGGGAGGACTGATGAAAGCAGGGGGCAATCTATTCCAGGCTTCGAATAACTCCGGGCTTCCGAATACAGGGGTACCCGGGGATGGTCGCGGGTTGCTTCAGGCAGGTTCATTGGAAATGTCCAATGTAGACCTTTCTGAAGAATTCACCGAAATGATCACGGCACAGCGTGGATTCCAGGCAAATACAAGAATCATCACCACTTCGGATGAAATCCTTCAGGAACTCGTGAACCTGAAACGATAA
- a CDS encoding flagellar FlbD family protein, giving the protein MITLTRLNGKALTINALYIETIESFPDTAILLTNGRRYVVKESVMEVQALSTEFYRRVQLLGSGLKGGMNDEE; this is encoded by the coding sequence ATGATTACGTTAACTAGGTTGAACGGCAAAGCGCTCACAATCAATGCATTATACATTGAAACCATCGAATCTTTTCCGGATACAGCCATCCTTCTCACCAATGGAAGAAGGTATGTGGTCAAAGAGTCGGTGATGGAGGTGCAAGCCCTCTCAACAGAATTTTATCGACGTGTCCAGCTCCTCGGGAGTGGGCTCAAGGGAGGGATGAATGATGAAGAATAA
- the fliL gene encoding flagellar basal body-associated protein FliL: MMKNKAVAITMIMVVTFVLLGAVGWVVVKQMSPKAEAKEPSIEEVLSYSVDVPEMTTNLSSNDFIRISFKIQTDGKKAKEELQQRDFMVNNIIIEELSELNATDLKGKKGKELIETTIRKRVDSLMQEGSVEKVYITSMMIQ, from the coding sequence ATGATGAAGAATAAAGCCGTCGCCATCACCATGATCATGGTCGTCACTTTCGTCCTTTTAGGGGCGGTAGGCTGGGTGGTCGTAAAACAGATGTCACCGAAAGCGGAAGCCAAAGAGCCGAGCATCGAAGAGGTGCTCTCTTATTCGGTGGATGTACCGGAGATGACGACCAATCTGTCGAGCAATGATTTCATTCGCATCTCGTTCAAGATCCAGACGGATGGAAAGAAAGCAAAAGAGGAATTACAGCAGCGGGACTTCATGGTGAACAATATCATCATCGAGGAGCTTTCTGAGCTGAATGCAACCGATTTGAAAGGCAAGAAAGGCAAAGAACTGATCGAAACAACCATTCGTAAAAGAGTCGACTCCCTTATGCAGGAAGGATCCGTCGAAAAAGTCTATATCACATCGATGATGATCCAATAG
- the fliM gene encoding flagellar motor switch protein FliM encodes MANEILSQSEIDALLSAINTGEMSADDFKKEEEERKVKVYDFKRALRFSKDQIRSLTRIHENFARILTTYFSAQLRTYVHINVASADQIPYEEFIRSVPKMTILNVYELPPLDGRILIEINPNIAYSMMDRVMGGKGVSINKVENLTEIETTIMSQLFEKAFESLREAWSTVVDVDPVFDEFEVNPQFLQMVSPNETVVVISLNTTIAETSGMINICIPHVVLEPILPKLSGSYWMESKRKESSSTEVTHLREGVKKAKVPVVAQLGKTEVTIEDFLTMGVGDVIDLGTGIGDPLTVCVGNVPKFIAQPGRSKKKLAVQILETVKGGDGDE; translated from the coding sequence TTGGCCAATGAAATCTTATCACAAAGTGAAATCGATGCCCTCCTCTCCGCGATCAATACCGGGGAAATGAGTGCAGATGATTTTAAAAAGGAAGAAGAAGAGCGGAAAGTAAAGGTCTACGATTTCAAACGGGCTCTCCGGTTTTCGAAGGACCAGATCAGAAGCTTAACAAGGATCCACGAAAACTTCGCCCGCATCCTGACCACTTACTTCTCAGCTCAGCTAAGGACCTACGTCCACATCAATGTCGCATCGGCCGATCAGATTCCTTATGAGGAGTTCATTCGATCCGTACCTAAAATGACGATATTGAATGTGTATGAACTGCCTCCACTCGATGGCCGTATCTTGATCGAAATCAATCCCAATATCGCCTACTCCATGATGGACCGCGTCATGGGCGGTAAAGGAGTCTCGATCAACAAGGTGGAAAATCTCACGGAAATCGAAACGACTATCATGAGTCAGCTCTTCGAAAAAGCATTCGAAAGTTTGAGGGAAGCCTGGAGTACCGTCGTGGATGTTGATCCGGTTTTCGATGAGTTCGAAGTGAATCCTCAGTTCCTCCAGATGGTCTCTCCGAATGAAACCGTGGTGGTCATTTCGTTGAACACGACGATTGCAGAAACGAGCGGGATGATCAATATCTGCATCCCCCATGTCGTCCTCGAGCCGATCCTGCCGAAGCTGTCAGGAAGCTACTGGATGGAGAGCAAGCGGAAGGAGAGCAGTTCGACAGAAGTGACCCATCTACGCGAGGGCGTCAAGAAAGCGAAGGTACCGGTTGTCGCCCAGCTTGGGAAAACAGAGGTCACCATAGAGGACTTCCTAACCATGGGGGTCGGGGATGTCATCGATCTAGGAACCGGTATAGGAGATCCCTTGACCGTCTGCGTCGGGAATGTGCCGAAATTCATTGCACAACCTGGCCGGTCCAAGAAGAAACTGGCTGTACAAATTTTGGAAACAGTGAAAGGGGGAGACGGTGATGAGTGA
- the fliY gene encoding flagellar motor switch phosphatase FliY, with product MSDMLSQDEIDALLRGSAESDETNEKPEIRTDDHISSVEVDALGEIGNISFGSSATALSTLLNQKVEITTPQVSIVDRNLLEEEFPHPYVAIQVQYTEGFSGANLLVIRQSDASIIADLMLGGDGISPSQDLGEIQLSAVQEAMNQMMGSAATSMSTVFRKKVDISPPSINLMFIPKGEGKENLPEEDLLVKVSFALKIGELIDSSIMQLLPLKFAKSLVDELMAPEEVDIHIPPVQMEEPYQAEREVAASHTVEAPRVEEPSVNVQPAAFADFESPQLGAHEAKNLNMLLDIPLQVTVELGRTNRSVKEILELSSGSIIELDKLAGEPVDILVNSQLMAKGEVVVIDENFGVRITDIVSQSDRLKRLK from the coding sequence ATGAGTGACATGCTATCACAGGACGAAATTGATGCGTTGCTAAGGGGCTCTGCCGAATCCGATGAAACGAATGAAAAACCTGAGATCCGGACGGATGATCACATCTCTTCAGTAGAAGTCGATGCATTGGGGGAAATCGGGAACATATCCTTTGGAAGTTCAGCTACGGCATTATCCACTCTGTTGAATCAAAAAGTGGAAATCACAACCCCGCAGGTATCGATCGTTGACCGTAACCTGCTTGAGGAAGAATTCCCGCATCCATATGTTGCGATTCAAGTACAGTACACGGAAGGATTCTCTGGCGCCAATCTTCTCGTCATCAGACAGTCCGATGCATCCATCATCGCGGATCTGATGCTTGGCGGTGATGGCATTTCCCCGTCACAGGACCTTGGAGAGATCCAACTGAGTGCGGTGCAGGAGGCGATGAACCAGATGATGGGTTCTGCTGCCACGTCCATGTCGACGGTGTTTCGGAAAAAGGTGGATATTTCACCACCTTCCATCAATCTCATGTTTATCCCTAAAGGGGAAGGAAAAGAAAATCTTCCTGAGGAAGACCTGCTGGTCAAGGTATCGTTTGCCCTGAAGATCGGGGAACTGATCGATTCGAGCATCATGCAGCTCCTGCCATTGAAATTCGCCAAAAGTCTGGTGGATGAGCTTATGGCTCCCGAAGAAGTGGACATACATATTCCCCCTGTACAAATGGAGGAACCGTATCAGGCCGAAAGAGAAGTGGCGGCATCCCATACAGTGGAAGCGCCGAGGGTGGAGGAACCGAGTGTGAACGTGCAGCCTGCAGCATTTGCAGACTTCGAGTCACCGCAGCTCGGAGCCCATGAGGCCAAGAATCTGAATATGCTCTTGGATATTCCGCTGCAGGTGACGGTCGAGCTCGGAAGGACGAACCGGTCCGTCAAGGAAATCCTTGAGCTGTCCTCAGGTTCCATCATCGAGCTGGATAAGCTCGCAGGGGAACCGGTTGATATCCTCGTCAATAGCCAGCTTATGGCAAAGGGCGAGGTCGTAGTCATCGATGAGAACTTCGGCGTGAGGATCACCGATATCGTCAGTCAAAGCGATCGTCTAAAACGATTAAAGTAA
- a CDS encoding response regulator, whose translation MANKILIVDDAAFMRMMIKDILTKNGFDVVGEAADGSQAVDKYKELKPDLVTMDITMPEKDGIAALKEIKASDPGAKIIMCSAMGQQAMVIDAIQAGAKDFIVKPFQADRVIEAIQKALS comes from the coding sequence ATGGCTAATAAAATACTGATTGTAGATGATGCAGCATTCATGCGAATGATGATCAAGGATATTTTAACGAAAAATGGTTTTGATGTAGTAGGGGAAGCGGCAGACGGATCCCAGGCAGTGGATAAGTATAAAGAATTGAAGCCTGATTTGGTGACGATGGATATCACCATGCCTGAAAAAGATGGCATCGCAGCGTTGAAAGAAATCAAGGCAAGCGATCCAGGGGCGAAAATCATCATGTGTTCAGCCATGGGACAACAGGCAATGGTCATCGACGCCATCCAGGCGGGAGCAAAGGACTTCATCGTGAAACCATTCCAGGCAGACCGCGTAATCGAAGCCATTCAAAAAGCATTAAGCTAA
- a CDS encoding flagellar biosynthetic protein FliO produces MRKLILTLCIMMALVAIWGQTAYAVEDSTKFCIENPDKCNQSDETPVNLAGDTSVTFMDYVKMVGALLFVIALIYGLLKFINQKGRSYQQSKLIHNLGGTTLGGNRSVQLIKVGDEILVVGVGENIQLLKEVEDPSQKEKILSFYEDKPVSPVNWVSKFTNQKGTGSFQSHLKEQLEEMKRGRKTTLGEWKKKRDQSDE; encoded by the coding sequence GTGAGAAAACTAATACTAACCCTTTGCATCATGATGGCCCTGGTGGCCATCTGGGGGCAAACGGCCTATGCGGTGGAGGACAGCACGAAATTTTGCATCGAGAATCCGGATAAATGCAATCAATCCGATGAAACACCCGTCAATTTGGCAGGCGATACGTCTGTTACATTTATGGACTATGTAAAAATGGTCGGTGCCTTGCTGTTTGTCATCGCTTTGATATATGGCCTTTTGAAGTTCATCAATCAAAAGGGCAGATCGTATCAGCAATCAAAATTGATCCATAACCTCGGGGGTACCACCCTGGGAGGAAATCGTTCCGTACAGCTCATAAAAGTGGGGGATGAGATCCTCGTGGTCGGGGTCGGTGAAAATATCCAGTTGTTGAAAGAGGTAGAGGATCCCTCTCAAAAGGAGAAAATCCTCTCTTTTTATGAAGATAAACCGGTCTCTCCCGTCAATTGGGTGTCAAAATTCACGAACCAGAAAGGGACAGGATCGTTTCAATCCCATCTGAAAGAGCAGCTGGAAGAAATGAAGCGGGGACGCAAGACGACGCTTGGGGAATGGAAGAAGAAGAGGGATCAGTCAGATGAATGA
- the fliP gene encoding flagellar type III secretion system pore protein FliP (The bacterial flagellar biogenesis protein FliP forms a type III secretion system (T3SS)-type pore required for flagellar assembly.), producing MNEFMEFFNTSSADNVSTSVKLLLLFTVLSLAPSILILMTCFTRIIIVLSFVRTSLATQQMPPNQVLIGLSLFLTFFIMAPTFQQVNEDALTPLFNEEINLEQAYDRASVPFKEFMSSHTRQKDLELFLNYSGAEQPESIEDIPLTSLVPAFALSEIKTAFQIGFMIFIPFLVIDMVVASILMSMGMMMLPPVMISLPFKILLFVLVDGWYLVVKSLLQSF from the coding sequence ATGAATGAATTCATGGAGTTCTTCAATACCAGTTCAGCAGATAATGTCTCCACAAGCGTCAAACTTCTCTTATTGTTTACGGTGCTGTCCCTTGCACCGAGCATTCTGATCCTCATGACGTGTTTCACCAGGATCATTATTGTTCTTTCCTTTGTCAGGACGTCGCTTGCGACCCAGCAGATGCCTCCGAATCAGGTATTGATCGGTCTTTCGCTTTTCTTGACGTTCTTCATCATGGCCCCGACGTTCCAGCAGGTGAATGAAGATGCCTTGACGCCATTATTTAATGAAGAGATCAACTTGGAGCAGGCATATGACCGGGCCTCGGTGCCGTTCAAGGAATTCATGAGCAGTCACACACGGCAAAAGGATTTGGAGTTGTTCTTGAATTACTCAGGTGCTGAACAACCTGAGTCGATTGAAGACATTCCTCTTACATCCTTGGTACCGGCTTTCGCCCTGAGTGAAATCAAGACCGCCTTCCAGATCGGGTTCATGATCTTCATACCATTTCTGGTGATCGATATGGTGGTAGCGAGCATCCTTATGTCCATGGGTATGATGATGCTTCCACCGGTGATGATCTCCCTTCCGTTCAAGATCCTCCTGTTCGTACTTGTTGACGGGTGGTATCTGGTAGTGAAATCGCTCCTACAAAGTTTTTAA
- the fliQ gene encoding flagellar biosynthesis protein FliQ has translation MSVESVISLAERGIYTTLIVSGPLLLLALVVGLIVSIFQATTQIQEQTLAFIPKIVAVLIGIIFFGPWMLTKMLTYTSQIFSDLTRFVG, from the coding sequence TTGAGTGTAGAATCCGTAATTTCCTTGGCAGAAAGAGGGATTTATACGACTTTGATCGTCTCTGGACCACTGCTGTTATTGGCACTGGTCGTGGGGCTGATCGTGAGTATTTTCCAAGCAACGACACAGATCCAGGAGCAGACACTTGCCTTCATCCCGAAGATTGTGGCCGTGCTCATCGGGATCATCTTTTTCGGCCCTTGGATGCTGACGAAGATGTTGACCTACACATCTCAGATATTTTCAGATTTAACCAGGTTCGTAGGCTAA
- the fliR gene encoding flagellar biosynthetic protein FliR, with amino-acid sequence MEQLVPLLSVYLLIFVRVSSFFITMPLFSYRTIPAQHRLAFSAVISWVMYYSVEATAFDINGQYILLIMKEALVGLLIGFIAYMILSAVQIAGGLIDFQMGFAIANVIDPQTGAQSPLMGQYLYTFALLLLLTLNGHHLLLDGIFYSYRLIPIDQAWIPFGNEDMVDYVLKAFNSMFIVAFQMSIPVVATLFLVDVALGIVARTVPQLNIFVVGFPIKIAVSFIILFIVMGVMFAVMQKLFGMMLVTMRDLMNIIGGT; translated from the coding sequence ATGGAGCAGCTTGTCCCGTTATTATCGGTTTATTTATTGATATTTGTCAGGGTTTCGTCCTTTTTCATCACCATGCCCCTGTTTTCCTACAGAACCATCCCGGCTCAGCATCGACTCGCATTTTCTGCCGTCATTTCGTGGGTGATGTATTATTCCGTGGAAGCCACGGCGTTTGACATCAACGGTCAGTACATTTTGTTGATCATGAAGGAAGCGCTTGTCGGCCTTCTGATCGGGTTTATCGCCTACATGATCTTATCCGCCGTGCAGATTGCCGGGGGATTGATTGATTTTCAGATGGGCTTTGCCATAGCGAATGTAATTGACCCTCAAACGGGTGCTCAAAGCCCCCTCATGGGGCAGTATCTTTATACATTCGCCCTGTTATTGTTGTTGACGTTGAACGGTCATCATCTTTTGTTGGATGGGATCTTCTACAGCTACAGGCTCATCCCCATCGATCAGGCGTGGATCCCGTTCGGGAACGAGGATATGGTGGATTACGTCTTGAAGGCGTTCAATTCCATGTTCATCGTGGCCTTCCAAATGTCGATACCTGTCGTTGCGACACTTTTTCTTGTCGATGTGGCACTGGGGATCGTAGCGCGTACCGTTCCGCAGCTCAATATCTTTGTTGTCGGATTCCCCATCAAGATTGCGGTATCGTTCATCATTCTCTTCATTGTCATGGGCGTCATGTTTGCGGTGATGCAGAAGTTGTTCGGGATGATGCTCGTTACCATGAGGGACTTAATGAACATCATTGGAGGCACTTAA